The window CCGGTCGCAAAGCCAACATTGCGCACCTCCTCAGCAACCCGAATTTCGAGCTCTTCCGCCACGACGTCATCGACCCCTTCAAGGCCGAGGTGGACCGCATCTACAACCTCGCCTGCCCCGCGTCGCCCCCGCATTATCAGTACAACGCCATCAAGACCATCAAGACCTCCGTCATGGGTGCGATCAATGTTTTGGGTCTGGCCAAGCGCACTCGCGCCCGCGTCTTCCAGGCCTCCACTTCCGAGGTCTATGGCGACCCCGAAATCCATCCCCAGCCCGAATCCTATTGGGGCCATGTCAACCCCATCGGCATCCGTTCCTGCTACGATGAGGGCAAGCGCGTCGCCGAGACCCTCTTCTTCGACTACCACCGCCAAAATGGCGTGGACATCCGCGTCGTCCGCATCTTCAACACCTACGGCCCCCGCATGCTGCCCGACGACGGTCGCGTCGTCTCCAACTTCATCGTCCAGGCCCTTCGCGGCCAGAACATCACCATCTATGGCGATGGCAGCCAGACCCGCAGCTTCTGCTACGTGGATGACCTCATCGAAGGCTTCGTCCGCCTCATGGAAACCACCGGCCACACCGGCCCCATCAACATCGGTAACCCCGGCGAATTCACCATGCTTCAGCTCGCCGAGCTCGTGCTGAAAAAGATCGGCGGCCCCTCGAAGATCACCTTCCATCCCCTGCCCTCCGACGACCCAAAACAGCGCCGCCCCGACATCACCCTCGCCAAAAGCCACCTCGGCTGGGAACCCAAAGTGCCGCTAGAAGAGGGTCTGGACCGCACCATCGCTTACTTCAAAACCATTGTTGCCGCTTGATTGAGCGGCCTCTGAATCGGCATCCCTATTTCTGCTTTTCCCCTCATGAACATCTGCTGCATCGGTGCTGGTTACGTCGGTGGTCCCACCATGGCCATGATCGCCGCCAAGTGCCCGGACATCCGGGTGG is drawn from Prosthecobacter algae and contains these coding sequences:
- a CDS encoding UDP-glucuronic acid decarboxylase family protein, with the protein product MRILITGGAGFLGSHLCERLLNEGHDILCMDNFFTGRKANIAHLLSNPNFELFRHDVIDPFKAEVDRIYNLACPASPPHYQYNAIKTIKTSVMGAINVLGLAKRTRARVFQASTSEVYGDPEIHPQPESYWGHVNPIGIRSCYDEGKRVAETLFFDYHRQNGVDIRVVRIFNTYGPRMLPDDGRVVSNFIVQALRGQNITIYGDGSQTRSFCYVDDLIEGFVRLMETTGHTGPINIGNPGEFTMLQLAELVLKKIGGPSKITFHPLPSDDPKQRRPDITLAKSHLGWEPKVPLEEGLDRTIAYFKTIVAA